The proteins below are encoded in one region of Cherax quadricarinatus isolate ZL_2023a unplaced genomic scaffold, ASM3850222v1 Contig75, whole genome shotgun sequence:
- the LOC128701075 gene encoding uncharacterized protein gives MVTLAVTTVYIRHLKKKSSQSDSPSPEAVPMLTDGQEEAIYEEWTGGQLRPPSPTYITVYNSYDDTMNTTEQERPSDWISPQIQDGLSHDIDKTTAQQMQPSGRSSNHDIENDST, from the exons atggtgacactggCAGTCACCACAGTCTACATACGTCATCTCAAGAAGAAGTCATCTCAAA GTGACTCACCGTCACCAGAAGCAGTGCCAATGTTGACTGACGGACAGGAAGAAGCCATATACGAGGAGTGGACCGGTGGGCAGCTTCGACCCCCTTCTCCTACCTACATCACAGTGTACAACTCATACGATGACACAATGAACACAACAGAACAAGAGAGACCGAGCGATTGGATTTCTCCCCAAATCCAAGATGGCCTCTCGCACGACATTGATAAGACGACAGCACAGCAGATGCAACCCTCCGGCCGTAGTTCTAACCACGACATTGAGAATGACTCTACCTGA